In Palaeococcus ferrophilus DSM 13482, the genomic window TGGTCACGGTTGTTGGCCTTGCGCTCGGCTTTAAAGGGCAGGTTGTTTTGGCCGGCGGGACGCAGATGCTGGCAGTTTCGGCCCTCCTGAAGGCCCTCGGCGAGGAGGTGGGCAGGTTTATGATAGCGACGACGAGGTGGGTGCTAAGCGATGGGAGCGCCACATTCTCCAGCACGGCCCGGGAGATAGGTGTTATGACCTACTCAGCCGACCTCGACTTCTCTAAGAGCGAGTTCAAAGGCCTGAGGGACTACGAGAGGGGCTACGTCAAGGAGGGCGTTGGCGCTGGTGGAGCCACGTGGTTGGCTATCAAAGCGGGCTTCTCGCCAGAGGACGTCTCGGCCAAGGTGGAGGAGCTCTACAGGGGGCTCATGGAGATGAAAGCTCCCTGAGGAGCTGACTTTCGTCCAATTTCTCTTTTGATCTTCGTGCTTTCCTGAACTTCAAGCCCGCTTCAGCGCCACGAGCCAGTACCTGCTTTCCCTTGGCCCCATATCCCTCTTAAGGTTCCCGTATACCCTCACATCGTCGAAGCACGACCCTGCCATAAGCCTCATCTCCCTCGGCGTGTAGACGTTGAGCTCATCGTCCACCATGAAAGCCCTAACGCTCCCGTCCGGCCTGATTATCTGCACGAGCCTCTTGAAGCGGAGCTTTTGAAAGGCCGGCTCGAGCTCCCGCCAGTCGGTGATTACAATCCCTTCTTCCCCCTTCCTCTCGTCCCACACCGTGGGATTGGCCCTTCCGCTATAGTGCCACGCCGGGAAGTCCGCTATGAACACACCTCCCGGTCTGAGGGCCCTCTTCACAGAATTAAACAGTTGTTTAATTGCAGACTCATCGAAGTATGTAATCGATGAGAAGAACATGGTCACGGCGTCAAACTCGTCCTCGAAGTTTATGCTGAGCGCGTCCCCCTGGAGGAACTCGACGCTTAAGCCCCTCCCCTCCGCCTTCCGCCTCGCGATCCTTAGCATCTCCCCGTGAAGGTCCAAACCAACGACGTCGTATCCCCTCTCCGCGAGCTCAAGGGTCGGGATTCCCGTGCCGCAGGCGAGGTCGAGAACGCGGCTAACCCTTCTTCCCGCGTCCTCCCTGAAGATTTCCTCGACGAAGTCAATCTCCTCCTTAACCCTCTCGGCCCTTCCTCTGTAGATGGCATCGTAGTATTCAGCGAGAGCCGTGTAGAGCTCGTGCATGGCACCACCGGAGTATGAAAAGCAGTTCAGGTTAAAAGCCTAACTCCCTTAGTGTTTCAATGAGAATATCGTTCTCCTCCGGCCTTCTCACCGAAAAGCGGACGTACTCGGGTAATCCAAAGCTCGTGCAGTCCCTGACGAGGATGTCCCTCTTTTTCAGTTCCTCGACGGCATTTCGGGCATCGCCCACGCGCTTTATGAAGAAGTTGGCGTCGCTTTTAACTCCAAGGGCCTTTTCCATCCGCTTCTTCTCCTTCCATATAAGGGGCATGGTCTTCTTGAGGTGCCTGAACTTATCCTCCAGCAGAAACTCAAGGAAGGCCACACCCGTCGAGCCTATCCCCCACGGCATCCTCACGCTCCGGAAGGCCTCCGGGAATCCAAGGAGATAGCCCACCCTTATGCCGGGCAGTCCGTAGCTCTTCGTGAAGGTCCGGAGCTTTACGATGTTCTCCCCATCGGGGCTTTCGGGATTTTGCACGAAGTCTATGAAAGCCTCATCGAGCACAAGGAGGGCGTTTTTCTCTTCGACGGCATCCAGGAGGGGTTTGAGCTCCCCCTCCCTGTAGAACCGTCCATCGGGGTTGTTGGGATTGCAGAAGAAGACGATTGAGCCTTTTTCAACGATCCGGGAAAGTCCCTCCGGGTCGTTCGGCCCTTTGACGACACTCGCCCCGAAGACCCTCGCGGCCCTCTCGTACTCGCCGTAGGTGTGCTCCGGGATTACGACCTTCTTTCCCTTAAGCACAATGACTCCGAGGAGGTAGAGAGCCTCCGTAATACCAGCGGTTACCGTTACATCCTCACCGATTAGAGAGGACAGGCCCTCTTCGAGGGCTTCGTAGTAGGGGTAGCGGTTGCTTATCTCTTTGGCACGTTCGAACACCTCACCCAGCCATTCCGGCGGATACGGGTTGAGCGAAGCCGAGAAGTCGAGGAGCCCTTCCTCCCTTGCCCCACCGTGGTAGGTTTCGAACTTCAGAGGTTCAAGCACGGACACACCCCCGTTGAGAGCAGTGAAAAGGTTATTAAAACCCATTCGGCAACGATGAAGGTGGAGACCCTCAAAGCCCGTTTTATGTCCTCAACGCCGGGCTCTCTCCCCGGGAACCGGTAAACCCCTCCCTTCTCAAGCCACACCCCGAGGACTGCACCCATAGCTGCTATAGGCTTGTCGGAGTTTATTTTAAAGCGCGCGAGCCTCCAGTAGCGGAGCACCCTTCTCCCTCCGAGCGGGAGGTAGAGGAGCACGGTGATTCTAGCCGGGATGAAGTTTAAGATGTCGTCAAGCCTGGCCGAGAACTTCCCGAAGTACTCGTAGCGCTCGCTCATATATCCCAGCATGGCATCAAGGGTGTTCACTGCCCTGTAAACCATCGCCCCCGGCAGGCCGAAGAGGAGGAGGTAGAAAAGGGGAGCGATGACGGAATCGTTCAGGTTCTCGGCGAGGCTCTCTATGGCCGCGGAATTCAGATACGCCTCATCGAGGTTTGAAACGTCCCTGCTGACTATCATTGATACTGCCTTCCTCCTTTCCTCGATATTATCCACCGCCGTTTTTGATACGTGCTCGTGGAGGCTCCGTATGGCGAAGGAGCTCTTGAGGAGGTAGATGGCCAGGAGGTAGTTCAGGGGGGAGGGCGCGTAGAGGGGAAGGAAGGAGAGGGTGAGCGCAAAGGCCACCACCACTCCGGCCGTGAAGAGGCCCGCGATGAAGTCAATAATGGGAGAGCGCCTTTTGTAGAGCGCATCCATATAACCCGCTACCCTGCCGAACCACACCACCGGGTGAAGCCTCGATGGCGGCTCGCCGAGGATGAAGTCCCAGAGCAGGGAGGCTACTATGAGGAGGGTCATGGGCCTAGTGGATATTTTATCCTTTTTAAGCCTTGCCCACCAAAAGGTTTATTGGTGCCGGCCCATAACCTTCGGAGGGTGTTAGGATGGAGGATTTTAGGGAGAGGGGACTGGCATTCTACAAAGCCGCCAGAGAGACTTTTGAAAGAATAAAAAGAGAAGAACCGAGTGTTGACGGCCTTCTGCGCCTCCAGTCCAACGTCCTCCTCAACCTGGCGGACGCTTCGCTCTACCTCTTTGCCGCGGGGGACTTCGAGGGAGTGGAGGAAGTGTACGGACTTTTCAGCGAGGTTATGGACTTCCTGCGGGAGAACGGGCTTTTCCTGAGCGATGGGACCCTTCTCCAGCTCGGGGCCCTCGAGAAGGTAGATTTGGAGAGGGGCTTTTCCCTCGACAGGCGCTTCTCTTCCCTCGGTGTCCCAAAGCCAGTCCAGGTCTGGGCCAACAGAATCATAAGGTTCCACAGGTACGCGGGGCTGATAAGGGAAGGGAGGGAGATACCATCCGGCTTGATAGGCGACCCGTTCTATGCACTCTTTGCCACGAGGGACGAGAACGACCGCTCATTCGGGGCATTCATAACCGCCCTGCGCAGGCTTTTCGAGCACTCG contains:
- the cbiB gene encoding adenosylcobinamide-phosphate synthase CbiB: MTLLIVASLLWDFILGEPPSRLHPVVWFGRVAGYMDALYKRRSPIIDFIAGLFTAGVVVAFALTLSFLPLYAPSPLNYLLAIYLLKSSFAIRSLHEHVSKTAVDNIEERRKAVSMIVSRDVSNLDEAYLNSAAIESLAENLNDSVIAPLFYLLLFGLPGAMVYRAVNTLDAMLGYMSERYEYFGKFSARLDDILNFIPARITVLLYLPLGGRRVLRYWRLARFKINSDKPIAAMGAVLGVWLEKGGVYRFPGREPGVEDIKRALRVSTFIVAEWVLITFSLLSTGVCPCLNL
- a CDS encoding class I SAM-dependent methyltransferase, which produces MHELYTALAEYYDAIYRGRAERVKEEIDFVEEIFREDAGRRVSRVLDLACGTGIPTLELAERGYDVVGLDLHGEMLRIARRKAEGRGLSVEFLQGDALSINFEDEFDAVTMFFSSITYFDESAIKQLFNSVKRALRPGGVFIADFPAWHYSGRANPTVWDERKGEEGIVITDWRELEPAFQKLRFKRLVQIIRPDGSVRAFMVDDELNVYTPREMRLMAGSCFDDVRVYGNLKRDMGPRESRYWLVALKRA
- a CDS encoding aminotransferase class I/II-fold pyridoxal phosphate-dependent enzyme: MLEPLKFETYHGGAREEGLLDFSASLNPYPPEWLGEVFERAKEISNRYPYYEALEEGLSSLIGEDVTVTAGITEALYLLGVIVLKGKKVVIPEHTYGEYERAARVFGASVVKGPNDPEGLSRIVEKGSIVFFCNPNNPDGRFYREGELKPLLDAVEEKNALLVLDEAFIDFVQNPESPDGENIVKLRTFTKSYGLPGIRVGYLLGFPEAFRSVRMPWGIGSTGVAFLEFLLEDKFRHLKKTMPLIWKEKKRMEKALGVKSDANFFIKRVGDARNAVEELKKRDILVRDCTSFGLPEYVRFSVRRPEENDILIETLRELGF